Proteins from one Gimesia maris genomic window:
- a CDS encoding adenosine kinase, translating into MQYDVYGVGNALVDIQARVSDATLQKLGFAKGIMTLVDEEIQQKVLGELDGAPISQCAGGSAANTILGIADFGGKAAYAGKVGSDMLGEFDLADMRKLGVTIEVPPAAEGQTGTCVVLITDDAQRTMLTNLGVSATLSVDDINEEHIKQSKYVYVEGYLFTGETQKRAAYRAIELAKKHGVKVAFTVSDPFLINLFRDEFQELIEGPVDLLFCNLEEARSLTGKHDAVDCAHVIHNHVPNLALTLGGDGSILMHEGRVIPIEGVDVEAIDTTGAGDMYAAGILYGITNGLTWHQAGHLASHAAARIVSQLGARLKKPFTQDEIQELLN; encoded by the coding sequence ATGCAGTACGATGTTTATGGCGTTGGCAACGCATTAGTTGATATTCAGGCACGCGTCTCCGACGCCACACTTCAGAAACTCGGTTTTGCCAAGGGAATCATGACCCTGGTGGATGAAGAAATCCAACAGAAGGTCCTGGGAGAACTGGATGGCGCCCCCATTTCGCAGTGTGCCGGCGGTTCGGCTGCCAACACGATTCTGGGAATCGCCGATTTCGGAGGCAAAGCAGCCTACGCCGGTAAAGTGGGCAGTGACATGCTGGGGGAATTTGACCTGGCTGATATGCGTAAGCTGGGCGTGACGATTGAGGTTCCACCGGCGGCCGAGGGGCAGACCGGAACGTGTGTGGTGCTCATTACGGATGACGCACAACGGACGATGCTTACGAATCTGGGTGTCTCAGCCACGTTGAGTGTGGATGACATTAACGAAGAACATATCAAACAGTCAAAATATGTGTATGTTGAAGGCTACCTGTTTACCGGAGAAACACAGAAACGTGCAGCCTACCGCGCCATCGAGCTGGCAAAAAAACATGGTGTCAAAGTCGCTTTTACGGTCTCCGATCCCTTTCTGATCAATCTGTTCCGGGATGAATTCCAGGAATTAATCGAAGGCCCCGTGGATCTGTTGTTCTGCAATCTGGAAGAAGCCCGCAGCCTGACGGGTAAACATGATGCCGTCGATTGTGCCCATGTGATTCACAATCATGTCCCCAACCTGGCATTGACGCTGGGCGGTGATGGTTCGATTCTGATGCATGAAGGTCGCGTGATTCCCATTGAAGGCGTTGATGTGGAAGCCATAGATACAACCGGTGCCGGCGATATGTACGCTGCCGGGATTCTGTATGGAATCACCAACGGGTTGACCTGGCACCAGGCGGGGCACCTGGCTTCGCATGCCGCTGCCCGTATTGTCTCGCAGCTGGGCGCCCGCTTGAAAAAGCCGTTTACTCAGGATGAAATTCAGGAACTGTTGAACTGA
- a CDS encoding NCS2 family permease translates to MKHSNYPLFVRRDLDGFFALMIDNLVQLLLIVALCGLCGISADSELLLQYILPGAALSILFGNIFYAWQAHQLAKRENRSDVCALPYGINTPSLLVYIFFVMVPVYQRTQSAEAAWQMGLLACFGSGVIEFAGAFIADRVRQVTPRAALLSTLAGIAIGFISMTFVLKIYQRPMIAMLPAAVVLLTLFSHKKLPVPIPGGLLAIIVGTICAWVLPEVIPQMLQGSPMSAESIKTAWEQSGWYRPHFAGGALWELLKEPGEWAGYMSVIFPMGLFNVIGSMQNIESAEAAGDSYPARPAMMANGVGTIMASLLGSCFPTTIYIGHPGWKEMGSRAGYSTLNGIFFLLICLTGTTGVISRIIPLEAGVAIVLWIGMVITAQAFTASPGRHAPAVALGLFPAIAAWGATIMQGTFLVGGGKTLQDVLSTSLFTEVNGFLVHGLVVMERGFIFTCMILAAICACLIDGKYRSAAIWSGIAALFAFLGLTNAYEVINNDIHFRLAFLSAEKVDGLTFHATGIAIGYLLFAATFLILGGCKDEPAIQETEEPNPKPDLSR, encoded by the coding sequence ATGAAGCACAGCAATTACCCCCTCTTCGTACGACGCGACCTGGACGGTTTTTTCGCTTTAATGATCGATAACCTGGTCCAGCTTCTGCTTATCGTCGCGTTGTGCGGCCTGTGTGGGATCTCTGCTGATTCAGAATTGTTGCTGCAGTATATTTTGCCTGGCGCGGCGCTGAGTATTCTGTTTGGGAATATCTTCTACGCCTGGCAGGCGCATCAGCTGGCGAAGCGGGAAAATCGGAGTGATGTCTGCGCCTTGCCTTACGGTATCAATACGCCTTCCCTGCTGGTGTATATATTTTTTGTGATGGTACCCGTCTATCAGCGGACCCAAAGCGCGGAAGCCGCCTGGCAGATGGGGCTGCTGGCCTGCTTCGGCAGTGGTGTCATTGAGTTCGCCGGGGCGTTTATTGCCGACCGCGTTCGCCAAGTCACACCACGTGCCGCTCTGCTCTCAACACTGGCCGGGATCGCCATTGGTTTTATTTCAATGACGTTTGTCCTGAAGATTTATCAACGGCCGATGATTGCCATGCTGCCCGCTGCGGTTGTGCTGCTGACGCTGTTTTCGCATAAGAAATTACCCGTGCCGATTCCCGGTGGACTACTGGCGATTATCGTCGGGACGATTTGTGCCTGGGTGTTACCGGAAGTGATTCCTCAAATGCTGCAGGGATCACCGATGAGTGCAGAGTCAATCAAAACTGCCTGGGAACAATCGGGCTGGTATCGTCCCCACTTTGCTGGGGGAGCCTTATGGGAGCTGTTGAAAGAGCCGGGCGAATGGGCCGGGTATATGTCGGTAATCTTTCCGATGGGACTGTTCAATGTGATCGGCAGCATGCAGAACATCGAATCGGCTGAAGCCGCCGGTGACAGCTACCCTGCCAGGCCGGCGATGATGGCCAATGGCGTGGGAACGATCATGGCTTCATTACTGGGCAGTTGTTTTCCCACAACCATATATATTGGACATCCGGGCTGGAAAGAAATGGGATCACGGGCCGGCTATTCCACACTGAACGGGATCTTCTTTCTGCTGATCTGTCTGACGGGAACGACGGGGGTCATCAGCAGGATCATTCCTCTGGAAGCCGGTGTGGCGATTGTGCTCTGGATTGGTATGGTGATTACGGCGCAGGCGTTTACCGCCTCTCCCGGCAGGCACGCACCGGCTGTGGCGCTGGGATTATTCCCGGCGATCGCTGCCTGGGGCGCGACGATCATGCAAGGCACGTTCCTGGTTGGTGGGGGCAAAACACTTCAGGATGTTTTATCGACCAGTCTGTTTACTGAAGTGAACGGCTTTCTGGTACATGGGCTGGTCGTGATGGAGCGCGGCTTTATTTTTACCTGCATGATTCTGGCTGCCATCTGCGCCTGCCTGATCGACGGTAAATATCGTTCAGCGGCAATCTGGTCCGGAATCGCTGCCCTGTTCGCTTTTCTGGGCCTGACGAATGCGTATGAAGTCATTAATAATGACATTCATTTTCGCCTGGCGTTTCTTTCGGCCGAAAAAGTCGACGGATTGACATTTCATGCGACGGGCATTGCGATCGGCTATCTTTTGTTCGCCGCCACATTTCTGATTCTGGGTGGCTGCAAAGACGAACCTGCCATTCAGGAAACAGAAGAACCGAACCCCAAACCGGATCTCAGTCGCTGA
- the thiC gene encoding phosphomethylpyrimidine synthase ThiC, whose protein sequence is MTNSSSANDLLYSLPPIGGNPSTRPNQTNPGSFANPPQIAPGAKGALTFSSPDTPGMPAPSEKTAWDFMPAGWELKPGCEENYETADAWTPPADFLPVTQLEFARCGTITPEMERIAEREPHLLAEQIRDEVAAGRMIIPANKVHLGYQLDPMAIGRASKTKVNANMGASPVSSGTDEEIEKLKWAEQWGADTVMDLSTGGDIDGCRQAIIQNSSVPIGTVPIYSMIIARRLEDLDHASILQMLEHQAKQGVDYFTIHAGVLQEHLSLVAQRLIGIVSRGGSLLAKWMLHNKQQNPMYELWDEICEIMREYDVSFSIGDGLRPGGLADGSDRAQLAELCVLGELTERAWKKGVQVMIEGPGHISFDQIEFNMKLQRTLCHGAPFYVLGPLVTDIFPGYDHITSCIGATAAGYHGASMLCYVTPKEHLGLPKKDDVKQGCIAYKIAAHAADVALGIPGTRDRDDDLTEARAALNWEKHFELSFDPDTARALHDEDLDVDTDFCAMCGHDWCSVRISKEIQEFMSGKSEDYAWDKAKKSLPLTAEQQEILEKRGVLSPDEIHKLASKVKKEMVGEQDKASCHSDYVAPEEAQQMQTSKQLPVLNERP, encoded by the coding sequence ATGACTAACTCCTCCTCTGCGAACGACTTGCTGTACTCACTGCCACCCATTGGTGGAAACCCCTCGACACGTCCGAACCAGACCAATCCGGGGAGCTTCGCAAATCCGCCACAGATCGCTCCCGGAGCAAAAGGAGCGTTGACGTTCTCGTCTCCCGATACGCCGGGCATGCCCGCTCCTTCAGAAAAAACCGCCTGGGACTTCATGCCAGCAGGCTGGGAACTGAAACCAGGCTGTGAAGAAAACTATGAAACCGCCGACGCCTGGACCCCCCCGGCTGACTTCCTGCCGGTCACCCAACTGGAATTCGCCCGTTGTGGAACCATCACGCCGGAAATGGAACGGATCGCCGAACGGGAACCACATCTGCTTGCCGAACAGATCCGCGATGAAGTCGCAGCCGGCCGCATGATTATTCCTGCCAACAAAGTGCACCTGGGATATCAACTCGACCCGATGGCCATTGGTCGTGCTTCCAAGACCAAGGTCAACGCCAACATGGGCGCCTCGCCCGTTTCTTCCGGGACGGATGAAGAAATTGAAAAACTCAAATGGGCCGAGCAATGGGGTGCCGACACAGTAATGGACCTCTCCACCGGTGGCGATATTGACGGCTGTCGGCAGGCGATCATTCAGAACAGCTCGGTTCCCATTGGTACGGTTCCCATTTATTCCATGATCATTGCCCGTCGCCTGGAAGATCTGGATCATGCCAGCATTCTGCAGATGCTCGAACATCAGGCCAAACAGGGTGTCGACTATTTCACGATTCACGCTGGCGTACTTCAGGAACACCTTTCGCTCGTCGCCCAGCGTCTGATCGGCATCGTCAGCCGCGGCGGTTCTCTGCTGGCAAAATGGATGCTCCACAATAAACAGCAGAACCCCATGTACGAACTCTGGGATGAAATCTGCGAAATCATGCGGGAATACGACGTCAGCTTTTCCATCGGTGACGGCTTGCGTCCTGGCGGACTGGCAGATGGCTCAGACCGTGCCCAGCTGGCAGAACTGTGCGTGCTGGGTGAATTGACAGAACGTGCTTGGAAAAAAGGGGTGCAGGTCATGATCGAAGGACCAGGACATATCTCCTTCGACCAGATCGAGTTCAACATGAAACTCCAGCGGACACTCTGTCATGGGGCACCATTCTATGTACTGGGCCCCCTGGTCACCGACATCTTCCCTGGTTACGACCATATCACCAGCTGTATCGGTGCCACCGCCGCAGGCTATCACGGTGCCAGCATGCTCTGCTACGTGACTCCGAAAGAACATCTGGGGCTGCCTAAAAAAGACGACGTCAAACAGGGGTGTATCGCTTACAAGATTGCCGCTCATGCAGCAGATGTGGCGCTGGGAATTCCCGGAACCCGCGACCGGGACGATGATCTTACCGAAGCCCGGGCCGCCCTCAACTGGGAAAAGCACTTTGAACTGAGCTTCGACCCCGATACCGCACGTGCGTTACACGACGAAGACCTGGATGTGGATACCGATTTCTGTGCCATGTGCGGTCACGACTGGTGCAGCGTGCGTATCTCCAAGGAGATCCAGGAATTCATGTCAGGTAAATCGGAAGATTATGCCTGGGATAAAGCGAAAAAGTCTCTGCCATTAACAGCCGAGCAACAGGAAATTCTGGAGAAGCGCGGCGTGCTCAGCCCGGATGAAATTCACAAGCTGGCTTCAAAAGTCAAAAAAGAAATGGTGGGCGAACAGGATAAAGCATCCTGCCACAGTGATTATGTGGCCCCTGAAGAAGCACAACAGATGCAGACCTCGAAACAGCTGCCTGTTTTGAATGAACGCCCCTGA